Proteins encoded in a region of the Zea mays cultivar B73 chromosome 2, Zm-B73-REFERENCE-NAM-5.0, whole genome shotgun sequence genome:
- the csu861 gene encoding GDSL esterase/lipase LTL1-like precursor: protein MDALLVTTTFLVPVVALLLGSGSGSAAALPRAFFVFGDSLVDNGNNNYLMTTARADAPPYGIDFPTHMATGRFSNGLNIPDIISEHLGSQPALPYLSPDLRGAQLLVGANFASAGVGILNDTGIQFVNIIRIGQQLRNFQEYQQRLAAFVGDEDAARQAVSDALVLITLGGNDFVNNYYLVPFSVRSRQFAIQDYVPYLISEYRKILTRLYELGARRVVVTGTGMIGCVPAELAMHSVDGECARDLTEAADLFNPQLVQMLSELNADIGADVFIAANTNRVSFDFMFNPQDYGFVTSKVACCGQGPYNGIGLCTPASNVCPNRDVYAYWDAFHPTERANRIIVGQFMHGSTDHISPMNISTILAMDNRN from the exons ATGGACGCTCTGCTCGTGACTACGACCTTCCTCGTCCCCGTGGTGGCGCTCCTCCTCGGGTCCGGGTCCGGGTCCGCGGCGGCGCTGCCGCGCGCCTTCTTCGTGTTCGGTGACTCCCTCGTGGACAACGGCAACAACAACTACCTGATGACGACGGCGCGCGCCGACGCGCCGCCCTACGGGATCGACTTCCCCACGCACATGGCCACGGGGCGGTTCTCCAACGGGCTGAACATCCCCGACATCATCAGCGAGCACCTCGGCTCCCAGCCCGCGCTGCCGTACCTGAGCCCCGACCTCCGCGGCGCCCAGCTCCTGGTGGGCGCCAACTTCGCGTCCGCCGGCGTCGGCATCCTCAACGACACCGGCATACAGTTCGTGAACATCATCAGGATCGGGCAGCAGCTGCGCAACTTCCAGGAGTACCAGCAGAGGCTGGCGGCgttcgtcggcgacgaggacgcgGCGCGGCAGGCCGTCAGCGACGCGCTCGTGCTCATCACGCTCGGCGgcaacgacttcgtcaacaactaCTACCTGGTGCCCTTCTCCGTCCGCTCTCGCCAGTTTGCCATCCAAGACTACGTCCCCTACCTCATCTCCGAGTACAGGAAGATCCTCACG CGGCTGTACGAGCTCGGGGCCCGGCGCGTGGTGGTGACGGGCACCGGGATGATCGGGTGCGTGCCGGCGGAGCTCGCCATGCACAGCGTCGACGGCGAGTGCGCGCGCGACCTCACGGAGGCGGCCGACCTCTTCAACCCGCAGCTGGTGCAGATGCTCTCGGAGCTCAACGCCGACATCGGCGCCGACGTCTTCATCGCCGCCAACACCAACCGGGTCAGCTTCGACTTCATGTTCAACCCGCAGGACTACG GGTTCGTGACGTCCAAGGTGGCGTGCTGCGGGCAGGGCCCCTACAACGGGATCGGGCTATGCACGCCGGCGTCCAACGTGTGCCCCAACCGGGACGTGTACGCGTACTGGGACGCGTTCCACCCCACGGAGCGCGCCAACCGGATCATCGTCGGCCAGTTCATGCACGGATCCACCGACCACATCAGCCCCATGAACATCAGCACCATCCTCGCCATGGACAACAGGAACTAG